The region ACAGCCCCCACTCAGACAGGCATACACACAGACCCACATGGAGCACAGGTGTGTGCCATATAAACCGACACACACTCAGGTTTGGCCATACCCACACACCCGCCGCACACCGACACTCCCACGGACGGCAGGCACTGAACATGTCAGTGCGACCCAAGGAAACCCACAGCCAGGGGTTGGGTTCCAGCCTCACCTTACCCTCGCAACCCAATTTAACACGGCTGATCACACCCTCGCCTGGCCAGGTCTTCCTCCCCCCTCACGGACTGCTATCTCCTGCAGAAGACACGAAATGCAGCATCCAGAGCTCTCTCCTGTCCCTTGGGCGACCTCAGCCACTCCCAGGGTGTTCAATCCATCCTGTGTGTTGAGGACTCTCAAACACACACCCAGGTCGACCAGACTCCTCCGGACCGCGCCTGTGTGTCTGATGACTCCACCCAGATACTTATGGACCTCTCAAATCAACCACCTGAAATGGAACTTGAATTCCCTACATCGTGCTCCCCACCTGAGCTTTCCTGTGGCGCGCGGGCCCAATCCAAGCAGCGGTCCTCCATTCCTGCTTCCCTCGTGTCCTCGTGCAGTGCAGAGAGCCTGCTGCCACCCCCATCAGCGTCTGAGCCTGGCTCACCTCCACCAGCACCCCTGGTCCAAGCCCTCAGCCACTGCTGACCTGGATGGCTGCCAGCCAGCACGCGGCTCCCCCTCTTTCCGTTCTTGTCCTGCAGCCCCTTTCCTACCTGGAGACCCCCCCAACCCGCTCACCCCCGGGACCTCTCCAAAGTGCGTCACGGAACCATGACTCTCTGATGGAACCTAGGGGCTCCCATCACACTTGGAATAACATCCAAgcgcctctgcaggcctgccagCCCCTTCACAATCACCCCATCACTCTCCCCTGTCCCCCCTGGGAGCCAGGTGAAGCCAGACACTCCTACCTCGGGGGCCCTCAGCCTTTTTCCCGCCCGACACCCTCCTGCAGATCTCAGCTCAGCTGCCCCTTCTTCAGGATTCAAGTCTCTCCCCCATGGCACCTGCGAGAGCTGGTGTTCTTCATCACACTGCCCCACTCCATCACCCTCTGAGCACTCAGCAGCACCCAGGACCATCTTCCCCACATATTGTTTCTCTCTCCACCTTAGCGTCAGCTCCTAGAGAGCCAAGATTTGCATCCGTGCTGTTTACTGCTGAACCCCATTACTAGGAAGTGCTAAGCAGACCAATTAGTGTTTGCTGACCAGCGGCTGAATGGACTGATACACAGACATACTCAACCTCACCAAAGTGCTCAGGCAGATAGAACACGGAAATAGACACAAATATACAAACATGGGCAGACACACCTCCACACACACTCATAGAACAGACTAAACAGTCACAGAGACACCAagagcccccttcccctcctcatgGTAGTCATCCTAGTTCTTTTCCCAACCAGATCTGCCCTCTGCTTGAACCCAGACTCAGGACTGGGAGCTGGGGGTCTCCAGCCTGGACAGAAAGGGGGGTCACTGGCCCCAAGGCCTCAGGCTGTGCCTTCAGCTATGTCTGCAATTTCCTCtccccccttccttccctcctcctctctaaGGCTGCTGCCAAGAAGGCCTCCCCCTCAccccaggcccagcacaggaagGGGGGCCCGAAAGGGGGGGGGCCTGGGAGTCTGGGCAGGAAGAAGACCTGGCCGCATGCTGATCACACACATGTTGCAGGCATAAGCCCTGAGCCTGGGTGGAAATGCACGCACATGCACCAGCAGGTTTAGCCCAGAGCCAAACACACCTCTGCCCTGTGCTCTGGTGGCAGAAGGGCATAGGGGCCAGCAGAAGCCCCAGGCTGGGCTctgcaaggctggcctgggtctggCTTGAAGCCAGAGTCCAACATTCATTAACCAGAGCTGGGCCAGCTGGACACACTCGTGGAGGGGTCTctgggaggaggggtggagaGCCCCCGCCTGGACGTTGTGGCAGAGGGTCTGGGAGAGGTATGGCATCTGAACTGGGGAAAGGGGCAGTCTCCCCTGGGTGAGGGGGCCTCCAGGGAGGAAGAACAAGGTTTAGGGAAGGGTTAAGAGCCCAGGGTCAGAGAactgtgggttcaaatcctgaccaCTGGGGTAAAGCTATTTAGTCTCTCCATGACTCAGCTGACTTATCCCTCAACCGGGGATAATGGTCCCCACGTTAATAGGGTTAGGattaaatgggggaaaaatattGTAAAGGATTTAGCCCATTGCCTGACACCTCAGCAGAACCCCATcctcattattattgttattagcaGCCTGGGGGCGGGTCCCTGCAACCCGCCTCCCCAGCGGTTTCCTGTGGGGGAGCAGACGGCCCCTCAGGCTCCCCCCCCACACACTTcaccctcctctccccttcctctcccgGCCCTtttcctccccgcctcccccgccccgccccgccccgtcccTCCTCTTTCCTCGGAGGAAACTTTCCGCCGGCCGATCCCTCAGCCCGAGTCCGGCCCGCGCTGCTGCGGCCTGGTAGCCGAGCCGGGAGGACAGGCGGGCGGGCGACCGGGACCGGACGGGGCGGGAGCGGCCGGGCCCCGGGTGTCTGCGGCCGCCGGACGCGCCGGGGCCGGGCAGCAGGGGAGCGGGGCGCGGACGGTGAGTGAGCCCGGGCCTCCGGGCCGGGGGATCCCCACGGGGCGGGCGGGATGGGAGAGGGAGGCGGCTTCCCTTCCCGGAGCCCGCCCAGGGAGTGGGAAGGCGCCCGCGTCTCCCTCCTCCATCGCGCTTCCCGGACGGCGAAAGCGGGCTTCTTTGGGGGACCCCACCAGGGGGCGGAGCCTCCTGCAGCTCACTCCCCGGTCCCTCAGGTTGTTGGGGCGTCCGCGCCCGGGGGAAGGACACCCCCAGCCAGGGCCCAAGTGTGCAAGGAAGTTAGGAATCCGCTCTCTCCAGGGTGGAACCTGGCTGGGACTGCCCTTCCAGGGAGCGGAGCTGCCCCGAGGAAGAAGCGAGTCGGCAGGGTCGGCTCTAGAGAGGGCGAAGGATCTGACCTTGCTGACCTCGCAGGCTGACAGGGGAGGTGCGCCCCCAGAGAAACATGGATGCCCCCCGAAGGGACATGGAGTTGCTCAGCAACAGCCTGGCGGCCTACGCGCACATCCGCGGTGAGGGCAGACCCCGGGACACagacccctccccgccccatcaggcccccctccaccccttccttcccctcctccgcCCCTGACTATAACGCCCCGCTTAGCCTGTCACctactcccacccacccccatcctcacTCCCCCGACTGCCCAATGGCGGCTACTAAGGTCCTTCAAATAGGGGGTGTCATCCTCACTCCCCCGACTGCCCAATGGCGGCTACTAAGGTCCTTCAAATAGGGGGTGCTGTCTTTGCCCCCCCCACCCAACTTAGAACCTAGAGTCTTTTCGAGATGGGGTGACCCCCACGCATCAGGCCCCCTTCAtgacctctgccctctgccccccaGCTAACCCCGAGAGCTTCGGCCTCTACTTCGTGCTGGGCGTCTGCTTCGGGCTGCTCCTCACCCTGTGCCTGCTAGTGATCAGCATCTCCTGTGCACCCCGCCCGCGCCCCCggggccccgccccgcgccgggACCCCCGCAGCAGCACCCTGGAAGCCGAGGACGACGAGGACGACGACGACGAGGAGGACACAGTGACGCGGCTGGGCCCCGACGACACGCTGCCGGGCCCCGAGCTGTCCGCGGAGCCCGACGGGCCCCTGAGCGTCAACGTCTTCACTTCGGCGGAGGAGCTGGAGCGGGCCCAGCGGCTGGAGGAACGGGAACGGATCCTGCGAGAGATCTGGCGCACCGGCCAGCCGGACCTGCTGGGCGCAGGCACTCTGGGGCCCAGCCCCACGGGCACGGGCACCCTGGGCCGCATGCACTATTACTGACCGGCCCCACTCGCGCTGCGAGGTGCTCAGCGTCCAGGACAGGCGCAGGGGCTCGGAGCTGCCCTAGGACCTTTGGACTGCCCCTGCCCACGGTGCTatggaggccccgcccccacgGCTCCCCTGGTGCTATCGGGCCTGGATTCTGGCCCTCTGGGAGACACCCATCCCTAGTCCAGCCAGAGGCCCTGGGGGTAGGGTAGGACGCAGggtccccttcccctctctgggggACGGTTAAGAGGTGACGTGACCAATGAAAGCTGCATTCTCAGTGATTCAGTCTCTGTTACCTTTACTTGTAATAACCCCTAGGCTCTTGCCATGTAGGGGGCCCCAGGGTTGAGACCCCTCTACCAGGCTGCCCACCTCCTTCCATGCAACTCACACCTCGGCGCACAGGCTTCCATTCAGTTCACACACGGCAAAAACACACGCCTGCTGCAcccacagacacacgcacaccaATCAACTGCATTCCTTAAAGTGCATTCCTTACCGGGAAACGACTGGGTACAGGTCGCCCCTGTCTCTACAAATGCCCTGGGTTTATGCATCAtttcaatcacacacacacacgtgcacacaagcCCTTGGGACCCTGACCTTGACGCTAAGGTGCTATTACCCCCAGTGTAACCAAGTGTGCCTGAGCTGGGCCGTGGAGTTCGTGTTCGTCTCTGAATTCCTATGAGTCCCTCTGAAAGGGCAGTGAGACCAACTGGGAGGGGTCTGGGCTGGAGAGCAGGCCGGCCCGGCCCCTCCCCTGGCGCACAGCTGGATTCCGGAATCCGGCCCGCGGGCAGATCTCCGAACCCTCCAGGGCCCCTCCAGGCTGCCATTTCTCCAGCGTGGGGGCGGGGGAGTGGGCTGGCGTCCGAAGGAGACACCCTCCCCCAGCCATCCGGTGGATAAAAATAGCCGTGCGCAGGCCTTGGGAACCGTAATGGGAGCCACATGTTGGCCAGATGTGCCCGCGAGCGACTGCCAGGAATGCGGACGGCGGAGAACGCGAgcgccagccccgccccgccgcgcAAGCCCCGCCCCACACGGACCAGGGAGGCGTGGCGCGCGTACTCGGCAGAGTTTACTTTCTGGCGTTTTCCGAAGACGTGTGCAGGGACGTGGGTGGCCGGAGCCTGACTTCGCTCCAGGTCCCGCCGCAGTCCCTCCCGGGCCCACCCTCAGTGCGTCTGCGTCTGCGTCTGCGCGTGGATGGAGTCCCGGGTCCTCTGCTTCATCTGAACCTGGGGGGGACAGGGCGTCAGGGGAGGGCCCGCCGCCCGCCCCCGTCCCGCCCGGGACCCGCACCCCACACACCTCCAGCAGTAGGCGCTTCTCCCGCTCGCTCTTCAGCTCCTCTGAGAGGTCCATCAGTTTCTTTCTGCGGACGCGGGAGACCCAGCGGAAGGGGTGGGCAGGGCAAGTCTAGAGCCCGCACCCTCGCCTCCCCGCACCTCTCCCCCACTTACTCCAGCTGCACCCCCATCTGCTCCAGCGACCTCCTTAAAGCCTCCACCTGGTCCTTTATCCTCAACATGTCGTCTCCGTCACTTCTGCGGTCTGTGAGATTTGGCGGGACGGAGGAGTGCAGGGTGGGGGGCGTCTGGGGCTCCGCATTCT is a window of Muntiacus reevesi chromosome 1, mMunRee1.1, whole genome shotgun sequence DNA encoding:
- the EVA1B gene encoding protein eva-1 homolog B; its protein translation is MDAPRRDMELLSNSLAAYAHIRANPESFGLYFVLGVCFGLLLTLCLLVISISCAPRPRPRGPAPRRDPRSSTLEAEDDEDDDDEEDTVTRLGPDDTLPGPELSAEPDGPLSVNVFTSAEELERAQRLEERERILREIWRTGQPDLLGAGTLGPSPTGTGTLGRMHYY